In the Enterococcus rotai genome, ATAAAACTAGTTAGCTGGAGAATAATTCTCTTTATCTAAAATATTTTTCTAAAAAGGAGCGTAGGAAACTACTTGCCTGTGGAGAGGCGCTGGATCGTGACATTAAGTTGGCGAGACCTCTGAATAAAAAATAACTTAACATTTGGAGGAACAAAAATGGGTAAATACGAAGAACTTGCAAAAAATATTGTAAAAGAAGTTGGAGGCAAAGAAAATGTCAATTCTTTAACAAACTGTATCACACGCCTTCGATTTAAATTGAAAGACGAAAGTAAAGCAAATACTGAAGTTTTAAAAAATATGGATGGTGTTGTGACGGTCATGCAGGCTGGTGGTCAATATCAAGTTGTGATTGGTAATCACGTTCCAGATGTCAGAAAAGACGTTGATGCTGTTTTAGGCGTTCTGGAAGCTCCAACTGAATCTGGGCCAAAAGGAAATTTATTTGATCAATTCGTTGATATGATTTCCTCTATTTTCCAACCGATTTTAGCGCCACTGTCTGCAGCTGGTATGTTAAAAGGGGTTAATGCCATTTTAATTTTCGCTCTAGGCTCTAGCTTTGCGGAGTCTTCAACATCAGCTATTTTTAATGCAATGGGTGACGGATTATTCAAATTCTTGCCAATCTTTATTGGGTACACAGCAATGAAAAAATTTGGCGGCTCACCCTTCCTTGGGATGTTGATCGCATCAAGTTTAGTCTATCCTGGATTTTTAGAAGGTGCGGCTACTGCACAGTTTGCTGAATCGGGAGGGCTTAATTTCTTTGGTATTCCATTCTCTATTCCGCCTGCAGGTTATGGTTCTACGGTTATGCCGATTATTGCAGCGGTTGCTTTTGCTGCCTTTTTAGAAAAGCAATTACGAAAAGTTATTCCTGACGTTATTAAATTGTTTATTGTTCCATTTTTAACAGCGCTTGTAACGATTCCATTAACATTCTTAGTTATCGGACCAATCATGAATACTGTTTCTGATGCTTTAGGAAATGGCTTACTTTCTATTCAAAGTTTCAGCCCAATCTTATTCGGTGCTATTCTTGGTTTCTCTTGGCAAATTCTTGTTATGTTCGGTCTACATTGGGCACTTATTCCATTTGCCATTATCGCGTTATCTCAAGGGGATCCAACATCATTATTAACACCATCAGGTAGTGTGAGTTTTGCTCAAACTGGTGCAGTATTAGCGGTCATGTTGAAAACTAAAAATGCGAAATTAAAAGAATTATCGATCCCTGCTTTTATTTCAGGTATCTTCGGTGTAACTGAACCGGCTATTTACGGTATCACTTTACCTAGAAAAAAACCTTTCTGGGCATCTTGTATTGTTGGGGGTGTTACTGGTGCCATCGCTATGGGATTAGGTATGCAAGGCTATCAAATGGGTGGCCTCGGAATATTCCGCTATCCAAGTTCTATCTCACCAGATGGCGATGTTAAGTTTGCGATTTACGCAATGATTTTGGATGTGTGTGCTCTTGCAGCTGGTTTTGCAGTAGCTTGGGCTTTAGGATTTAAAGATGATGAACCAACGATTCAATTATCAAAAGAAGAAGCAAAATTAGCCGCAACTGGGCAAAAAAAGAAACTAACAAAAGAGGAAGTTTTCTCTCCAGCGGAAGGCAAAGTCCTACCTTTGAGCGAAGCAAGAGACGCAGCATTTTCTGAAGGCATCATGGGCAAAGGGGTTGTAATCGAACCAACTGTTGGGGAAATCGTGGCACCATTTGATGGTACCGTGATGACTCTTTTCCCGACAAAACATGCCATTGGATTGATTTCGGACAATGGAACTGAGCTTTTGATCCATATCGGTATCGACACCGTTCAGCTAGATGGTGAAGGCTTTGAGGCCTTCGTCGAACAAAATGCGAAAGTCAAAAAAGGGGACAAATTAGTGACCTTCGATATTAGTGCGATCGAAGAAGCAGGTTACAGCACACAAGTGCCGATTATCGTTACAAATACCCCTGACTACGCTGATGTGATTGCAACTTCTGAAACCTCGACTAAACAAGGAGATGTTTTGATTACTGCAATCATCGCAAATTAATCATTTGACCCAATACAAAATTTATTTATAAGGGAGTACAAATCAATGAGTTTTCCAAAGAATTTTTTATGGGGCGGTGCAACGGCTGCCAATCAATGTGAAGGAGCCTGGAATCAAGATGGCAAAGGCGATTCGATTTGCGATCACAATCGTGCAGGAAGTCGCACATCGAATACTCACCGCACGTTCGATTTAGAAATCGACACAGAACGGTATTACTATCCTAGCCACACAGCTATTGATTCTTATCATCACTATAAAGAAGATATCGCTTTATTTGCAGAAATGGGTTTTAAGGTTTATCGAATGTCGATTGCTTGGTCTCGAATTTTCCCGAACGGGGATGAATCAGTGCCAAACGAAGCTGGTTTACAATTTTATGACAATGTTTTTGATGAATTAGCGAAATATGGGATCGAACCACTTGTTACGATTTCACACTTTGAAATGCCTTTCCATTTGGGTAAAAAATATGATGGCTTTTTAGATAAACGGACCATCGGATTTTACGAAAACTATGCAACAACCCTGTTTGAACGCTACAAAAATAAAGTGAAATACTGGCTGACATTCAATGAAATCAATTTTGGTACAATGGATCATGGCAAACGCATTAGTGGGTTGTTCAATCGTGATTATACTGAAACCGAGCAATACCAAGCACTCCACAATGTTTTTCTAGCTTCAGCAAAAGCAGTTGTTGCTGGACATAAAATCAATCCCGATTTTAAAATCGGTTGTATGTTGGCTTACATTACGATGTATCCTAAAACATGCCGTCCAGAAGATGTTTTAAAAACACAGCAAATCAATGAAAAATTCAACTTCTTCTGTGGTGATGTTCAAGTCAAAGGGAAATATCCTTATTTTATGAAACGTTATTTTGCTAAGAATAACATTCAAGTCGACATTACAGATGAGGATAAGGCATTATTACAAGCAGGAACTGTCGATTATTATACATTTAGCTATTACATGACCACTTGTATTACAGATGATTTAGAAAATCGCGATGATAAAACAGGAGGAAACCTATTTGGCGGTGTCTCTAATGAGTATCTTGAAACAAGTGATTGGGGCTGGCAAATTGATCCTGTTGGATTACGTTATACATTGAATCAAATCTACTCTCGCTATGAAGTGCCGTTAATGGTTGTTGAAAATGGTCTTGGAGCCTTTGACGAAGTGGAATCAGATGGTTCAATCAATGATGATTATCGGATCGATTACTTCAAACGCCATATCATCGAAATGGAGAAAGCGATTGATGATGGTGTTGATTTGATTGGGTATACACCGTGGGGCTGTATTGACTTAATTAGTGCCGGAACAGGTGAAATGAGTAAGCGCTATGGGTTTATCTACGTCGATCGTGATGACGAAGGTAACGGAACACTTGAAAGAAGCCGCAAGAAATCATTTCACTGGTATAAACAAGTGATTGAATCAAATGGCGAAAATCTTTCTTGATTAGAATCGTTTTTCTTTTAATCTCTTCGTAAACTTAAAATCTGTGTAAACAGCTCACAAAGATGGACTGCTTACACGGATTTTTTTGAGCACATCAATTGTAATTCAGCCTAAATCTGTTATCGTAAAATCAAAAGGAGCGTGAGCGAGATGAAACAACCAATAACCTTTATTTCAGTAGCAGAACATGCAAAAGTCCAAATGGATTTCTACGCCGATGTTTTCCCAAATACCACGATTCAATCCGTCATTTATTATAATGAATATCCTGAGCGCGTTTTAAATGGACAACTAGATTTAAACGGAACGCCACTCTACTTTTTAGAAATGGGACCAGAAAATCCAGTAGCACCTGGTTGGAATCTTTCTTTGTATGTTGAAATGGATAGCGAAGCAGAGTTTGACCACATCTTTTCAGCATTAGCTGCGGATGGCTTTGTTATGATGGGGCCTGAACCTGCTGGAATTTTTCAAAAAGTCACTTGGCTGACAGATAAGTTCGGTATTACTTGGCAGCTAGTATTTGCTGGAAACTAAACAGGCTACTACCTTGCTTAGCAAATACAAGGTAGCAGCAATATTCAATACTAAGTCTACTCTAAAGCCAGTGTTTCAAACATTGGCTTTTTTCTTTTTACACACCTCTACTGCCGCTTAAATTCAACTTCAGTCTCACCATAATGAACCATTATCAATTCTGCTTGATCATATCCTGAATAATCAAAAACGATCTGATAGTACATTTCTCCATCTTTTTCATCCGTGCTAAGAACCCTAGGTAAGTAACGCGTTTCTTGGTCGTTGATAACAGCCTGAAGCCAGATATCATCTGGATCAATGAGTTCGTTAAATGTCTTGTCACTCGTTGTTAGTACAAACGAATTTGGATAAACCACGCCTGAAACAGTCTGTGACCATACAGGATCGGTCGGAACAAAATCAAGCGCATCAAACGATTTGATTTTTGACGTGTCTATCGGCAATTCCCAGAAGCCTTTAAGTTGTTCAAATGTCTCTCCTTCTTTTCCCTCGTGATATCCTGGTGTATCATCTATGGGATACATGGCGGTTACACGATTGATTTCAATAACTGCGTTTTCTAAAGGCGGTACTTCATCGTTACTAGCTTGAAGACGATACGTTAATTCTAATTGATTCGTACTGCGGTCAAAATGAAAATCCGGTGTAATCGACGCAAATAGATTCAAGTTTTCATGATTCTCCGACAACCCGCTCTTTAAATCCACTAAATAGCGACCATCTCCATTTTTAAGCGCAAATGCTATACCATAAAAATCAAGTGTTTCATCCGTGAATTTTGAGTGTTTCGGGAATTGAATCAGAAAGTGTAGACCGATTTCATTTTGACCTGCATAAACTTCAGTTAGCTTAATCTCAATATTTTCATTTGTCGCCTTCGTACTTTGTTGTGTAACAAACCCCTTTTTTTGAAGTGTCTCTGAGGTGAATCGCCCAAGATGCAAGAAGTTGGTCACGGCTTTGCCGATTGGTGTAAAGGCTAACGAAAGGCCCAACAATACTAGCGCTGCAAGAACAACGAACGGGATGAACTTTTTCTTCTTGTGCTGTACTCGCTTTTGCTCTTGAGCGATTTTTTGATAGGCTAGATCAAAAGCTTGACGGGCTTCTTGTGACATCATTTGCGTTTCTTGCATCGTATCCTTCAACTTTTCTTCGAAGTCTTTCATTAAACCAATCCTCCTTCTGATTTATTGTATTCTTTTTGCAATAACGCTCGACCTCGCGCCAGACGAGATTTAATTGTTCCAGTAGGCTCTTTTAAAATCTCGCTAATTTCCTTCACTGAAAATCCATTGTAGTAATACAAAACAAGAGGAATCCGATAAATTGGATTTAATCCGTTCAATAAGTCATTCATGGTTAAGCGTTCGGTCTCATGAGCGTTCATTGAAAATTGATAGTCCTCTATGTCTGAATAGGATTCAGTGTTCACTATTTTTTTGCATTGATTGATCATTATTCGGCAAAGCCATGTGTTAAAATAGTTCGGATTTTTAAGTTGATTCAGTTTTTGATAAGCAGTGATCACTGTTTCTTGCAGCACATCTGCTATATCTTGTTCATTTGCTAAAAAACGTCTAGCCATATTGTAAAGTACCGTTTCATACTCTTTAACCAAGTGAATAAAGGCTTCTTGATCCCCTTTTTGAGCCTTTTTAACTAAAAATACATCGTTTGCCAAGTAAAATACTCCCTTCATCTCCAACACTTCTTTTAACTCTTCTACTTATTAGAGCCTAGAAAAAGGTAAATGGTTGCATCAAAATTATAAAACAGCAATATTCTTATAGATAGTCTTATTTTTTATACGCACAAAAAAAGGATAAAGTAAGTAGTCTATCCTACATACTTTATCCTCTTTCCTATTTTTTTCTCTTTAACACATAGGCTCCGATTAAAGCCAAAGCGATTATTGCCAAGCCGGCAACGAGAGCTACATAACTATCTTTACTTCCTGCTTTTGGCAATTGTTCTTTTGGGTTTGCAGCATTGCGTTTTGAAGCATTTAAAAGAACTTTTTTTGCTTGTGGTTCTTTCGTTGCTTCTTTGACAGGTATTAACTCACCTTCTGCATGACCGTTTGTTTTGATTTCTTCTTTTATAGGCTTATCTTGGCGCACTTCTACCTCTTTGCCGGAAACTGGCGGTTCTAGGGATGGAACTTCTGTTACCTCAACACTCTCTGGTTCAATTGGGTTGATTTCTTCTAATTTAGTTGATTCGTCTTCGATGGTTTCGACCTGCTCATCAACATAGATTTCAGGCTGTTCTTCTTTCGCTTTGTTTAGTTCGTCTTCTTGACTTTCTTTCGCCTTTTCTTCCTCGATCGGTTGGATCTCGCCTAATTCCCCTGATTCATCTTCGATGATTTCAGTCTGTTCACCAACATGGATTTCGGGTTGTTCTTCTTTTGCTTTATTTAATTCTTCTTCTTGGCTTTCTTTCGCCTTTTCTTCCTCGATTGGTTGGATCTCGCCTAATTCTCCTGATTCATCTTCGATGATTTCAGTTTGTTCACCAACGTGGATTTCGGGTTGTTCTTCTTTTGCTTTATTTAATTCTTCTTCTTTCGTTTCTGTCGGATGTTCAGGATCAAGCGGCGTGATTTCTTCCAACTGACCTGATTCATCTTCGATGATTTCTTCATGTTCAACAGGCTCTTTTACTCGTTCGCTTTCATCACCTGTGGCATTGCCATCTAAAAAGATATTTTTCACTTTATGCGTCGCTGTCTCATACGCCGCTTTTTCATAATACAGTTGGTAATTGATTTGGCAATCGTTGGTAAAGTTTGGTTGTTTTTTGCCTGCTTCCGTTATAGTTGCAGTGTACATGATTGAAAATGAAGCCAAACGTGCTTTTTCGCGATAAAGACGAATTACAAAAGCATTATCTGCACCAAATTCCACTGTACCGTATCGTTGATTTTCAAATTCTTCCAAGCTTAACGTTGACCGACCTAAGTAATTATCAATAGTAAAGATAAAACTATCTTTATTTAACACTTGACCTCCACCAGATTTATCTGTCAAAACAATATCATTACCTAGTTCGCTTTTATTCAAATTCGCATTTAAAAACCAACGGATTTGACCGGATTTCCCTAGTAAGTCTCCTGTTTTATAAAAGAAAGGTTTCTCGCCTTCCACACCACCACCTGTATGGCCTTTGATCACAATATTTGGTACGGTGATTGACGTGCCAAGATTTGCTGGTACCTCGTTCACTGTATTTTCTGCCACATTTTTTACACGTACACCAAAAGTAAACTCACCACGGACATGATTAAGTTGATCCACTTTCTCGTTGAATGTAGCAATTACTTTATCTTTATAGACACGGACTATCCCTAATCCATTTAAATCAATTTCACGTGGTGCGCTATCAGAGTCTGCGAGACCTTCGAGCTCTTTTGGCAATGCTAAAGTCAATGTATCTCCAGCCTTTAACGTTGTACCAGATTTTTCACTAAAATTTACTCGAATAGAGGTAAGTTCACCATCTGATAATTCTGTTTTATCAAAATGAATCGAGTCAACAAATCCTCCACTACTTAGTTCCGCTGCCAATGACTGCTCACTAAAACCAAGGAATCCTAAAAACCCTACAAACATTACTACACACCATGATAATTTTTTTAACATCTTTTATACATCATCTCTTCCTCTGATTGATATAGACCAATATGTATTCTTTATTACTTTTATAAATAGCAACTTTTCTGATGTTAAACAAAAAGTAAATCTGTGTCAAAGAATATACACTTTAGATTTAATTATAACGATTGTTTTTTATAATTTTTGAAATAAAATAATCAACTGAGCAATTCCAAAGGATTTTTATTAAAAAAATCCCAACCTATTCTATCATAACTCCTCCTTACATAAATCATTGAATAAATATAAATCTATCATAGTACTATAGTCAACAAGTCAGTACTGATACCCTTTTATAAAAATGTATCCATCAGAATCTCCATTCTTTTATTTGATTATAATTTTAAACTACGTTAAACTTTTAGAAAGTTCACTTTAGCTTAAATTATTATATATATATCTTTTATTTC is a window encoding:
- a CDS encoding beta-glucoside-specific PTS transporter subunit IIABC, with amino-acid sequence MGKYEELAKNIVKEVGGKENVNSLTNCITRLRFKLKDESKANTEVLKNMDGVVTVMQAGGQYQVVIGNHVPDVRKDVDAVLGVLEAPTESGPKGNLFDQFVDMISSIFQPILAPLSAAGMLKGVNAILIFALGSSFAESSTSAIFNAMGDGLFKFLPIFIGYTAMKKFGGSPFLGMLIASSLVYPGFLEGAATAQFAESGGLNFFGIPFSIPPAGYGSTVMPIIAAVAFAAFLEKQLRKVIPDVIKLFIVPFLTALVTIPLTFLVIGPIMNTVSDALGNGLLSIQSFSPILFGAILGFSWQILVMFGLHWALIPFAIIALSQGDPTSLLTPSGSVSFAQTGAVLAVMLKTKNAKLKELSIPAFISGIFGVTEPAIYGITLPRKKPFWASCIVGGVTGAIAMGLGMQGYQMGGLGIFRYPSSISPDGDVKFAIYAMILDVCALAAGFAVAWALGFKDDEPTIQLSKEEAKLAATGQKKKLTKEEVFSPAEGKVLPLSEARDAAFSEGIMGKGVVIEPTVGEIVAPFDGTVMTLFPTKHAIGLISDNGTELLIHIGIDTVQLDGEGFEAFVEQNAKVKKGDKLVTFDISAIEEAGYSTQVPIIVTNTPDYADVIATSETSTKQGDVLITAIIAN
- a CDS encoding glycoside hydrolase family 1 protein, with the translated sequence MSFPKNFLWGGATAANQCEGAWNQDGKGDSICDHNRAGSRTSNTHRTFDLEIDTERYYYPSHTAIDSYHHYKEDIALFAEMGFKVYRMSIAWSRIFPNGDESVPNEAGLQFYDNVFDELAKYGIEPLVTISHFEMPFHLGKKYDGFLDKRTIGFYENYATTLFERYKNKVKYWLTFNEINFGTMDHGKRISGLFNRDYTETEQYQALHNVFLASAKAVVAGHKINPDFKIGCMLAYITMYPKTCRPEDVLKTQQINEKFNFFCGDVQVKGKYPYFMKRYFAKNNIQVDITDEDKALLQAGTVDYYTFSYYMTTCITDDLENRDDKTGGNLFGGVSNEYLETSDWGWQIDPVGLRYTLNQIYSRYEVPLMVVENGLGAFDEVESDGSINDDYRIDYFKRHIIEMEKAIDDGVDLIGYTPWGCIDLISAGTGEMSKRYGFIYVDRDDEGNGTLERSRKKSFHWYKQVIESNGENLS
- a CDS encoding VOC family protein yields the protein MKQPITFISVAEHAKVQMDFYADVFPNTTIQSVIYYNEYPERVLNGQLDLNGTPLYFLEMGPENPVAPGWNLSLYVEMDSEAEFDHIFSALAADGFVMMGPEPAGIFQKVTWLTDKFGITWQLVFAGN
- a CDS encoding RNA polymerase sigma factor; translation: MANDVFLVKKAQKGDQEAFIHLVKEYETVLYNMARRFLANEQDIADVLQETVITAYQKLNQLKNPNYFNTWLCRIMINQCKKIVNTESYSDIEDYQFSMNAHETERLTMNDLLNGLNPIYRIPLVLYYYNGFSVKEISEILKEPTGTIKSRLARGRALLQKEYNKSEGGLV
- a CDS encoding collagen binding domain-containing protein, with the translated sequence MLKKLSWCVVMFVGFLGFLGFSEQSLAAELSSGGFVDSIHFDKTELSDGELTSIRVNFSEKSGTTLKAGDTLTLALPKELEGLADSDSAPREIDLNGLGIVRVYKDKVIATFNEKVDQLNHVRGEFTFGVRVKNVAENTVNEVPANLGTSITVPNIVIKGHTGGGVEGEKPFFYKTGDLLGKSGQIRWFLNANLNKSELGNDIVLTDKSGGGQVLNKDSFIFTIDNYLGRSTLSLEEFENQRYGTVEFGADNAFVIRLYREKARLASFSIMYTATITEAGKKQPNFTNDCQINYQLYYEKAAYETATHKVKNIFLDGNATGDESERVKEPVEHEEIIEDESGQLEEITPLDPEHPTETKEEELNKAKEEQPEIHVGEQTEIIEDESGELGEIQPIEEEKAKESQEEELNKAKEEQPEIHVGEQTEIIEDESGELGEIQPIEEEKAKESQEDELNKAKEEQPEIYVDEQVETIEDESTKLEEINPIEPESVEVTEVPSLEPPVSGKEVEVRQDKPIKEEIKTNGHAEGELIPVKEATKEPQAKKVLLNASKRNAANPKEQLPKAGSKDSYVALVAGLAIIALALIGAYVLKRKK